From one Lolium rigidum isolate FL_2022 chromosome 4, APGP_CSIRO_Lrig_0.1, whole genome shotgun sequence genomic stretch:
- the LOC124650592 gene encoding acetylserotonin O-methyltransferase 1-like produces MAITTGDIYKLMSTEDMLQGHAELCIHAYGFVKSMALKCAMELGIPGAIHSNGGGATLGELATRIALPPSRLPRLRRLMRVLSVSGVFSVQYQPGSDAVYGLTLASRLLVANDETSSGLTRLVSLMLDPNLTAPFSGMSAWFMDDERPRSFFQMHHGEDMWDMAARDAALSRTISDGMTDDSRFIVEVLLRESRARDVFRGVRSMVDVGGGTGAIARAIAAAFPHVECSVLDLPHVVAAAPEDGDVRFVSGDMFEYIPPANAVLLKSVMHDWRDDECVKILRKCKEAIPSKDAGGKVIIINMVVGSGTSKQGNTLREESQVLYDLFLMVFEGGEREEHEWKKIFLEAGFSGYKIIPVLGIRSIIEVYP; encoded by the exons TGGCGATTACGACTGGCGACATCTACAAGCTCATGAGCACCGAAGACATGCTCCAAGGCCACGCGGAGCTGTGCATCCACGCCTACGGCTTCGTCAAGTCCATGGCGCTCAAATGCGCCATGGAGCTCGGCATTCCCGGCGCCATCCacagcaacggcggcggcgccacgctCGGCGAGCTCGCCACCCGGATCGCGCTCCCTCCATCCAGGCTCCCGCGCCTGCGCCGCCTCATGCGCGTGCTCAGTGTCTCGGGCGTCTTCTCGGTCCAATACCAGCCGGGATCCGACGCCGTCTACGGCCTCACCCTAGCCTCCCGCCTACTCGTCGCCAACGACGAGACATCGTCGGGACTTACTCGCCTCGTGTCCCTCATGCTGGACCCAAACCTCACCGCGCCGTTCTCCGGCATGAGTGCGTGGTTCATGGACGACGAGCGGCCGCGCTCCTTCTTCCAGATGCACCACGGGGAGGACATGTGGGACATGGCCGCGCGGGACGCCGCTCTGAGCAGGACGATAAGCGACGGCATGACCGACGACAGCCGCTTCATCGTGGAGGTGCTCCTGAGGGAGAGCCGCGCGCGCGACGTCTTCCGCGGGGTGCGCTCGATggttgacgtcggcggcggcaccgGCGCCATCGCGAGGGCCATCGCAGCCGCGTTCCCTCACGTGGAGTGCAGCGTCCTTGACCTGCCTCACGTCGTCGCGGCGGCACCTGAAGACGGCGACGTGCGGTTCGTCTCCGGCGACATGTTCGAGTATATTCCCCCGGCAAACGCTGTTCTTCTCAAG TCGGTGATGCACGATTGGCGAGACGACGAGTGCGTGAAGATACTACGCAAGTGCAAGGAGGCCATCCCTTCGAAGGACGCCGGAGGAAAGGTGATAATTATAAACATGGTGGTTGGTTCAGGAACATCAAAACAGGGCAATACCCTGAGGGAGGAGTCACAAGTATTGTATGATCTCTTCCTCATGGTTTTCGAGGGAGGCGAGCGAGAGGAGCAcgagtggaagaagatcttcctgGAGGCCGGATTCAGTGGCTACAAGATCATACCGGTGCTAGGCATCAGGTCCATCATTGAGGTGTATCCTTAA